A section of the Candidatus Eremiobacterota bacterium genome encodes:
- a CDS encoding nucleotidyl transferase AbiEii/AbiGii toxin family protein has protein sequence MDISIKRGFERIKRLAIIAMVSNDYLMERLVLKGGNALDIIYHIASRSSVDLDFSICDDFPKDELKKIEEAVIHTITTTFNEARYVAFDVTFRERPRRRRSDQPDFWGGYKIEFKVIEKERYKNIKHDMETLRRNAITLDSAQHRKIEIDISKFEYCDGRREAELDGYTVYVYPLEMILFEKLRAICQQMPEYAVALKTTRKARARDFFDIHTICEHSPINVEAEEHKALIKTAFEIKRVPLELLGKIGDYRDFHRQDFPAVRQTAAGDVKEFDYYFDFVAALGKRILHSLGIMKAPPL, from the coding sequence ATGGATATTTCGATAAAGAGAGGCTTTGAAAGGATCAAGCGACTCGCCATCATTGCGATGGTTTCCAATGACTATCTCATGGAGCGCCTGGTGCTCAAAGGCGGTAACGCGCTCGATATCATTTATCACATCGCCTCGCGCTCATCGGTGGATCTGGATTTTTCCATCTGTGATGACTTCCCGAAAGATGAGCTGAAGAAGATAGAAGAGGCGGTGATACACACCATCACCACCACCTTCAATGAAGCAAGATATGTGGCTTTTGACGTGACATTCAGGGAGAGACCCAGGAGGCGCCGGAGCGATCAGCCTGATTTCTGGGGAGGATACAAAATAGAGTTCAAGGTTATCGAGAAAGAGCGCTATAAAAATATCAAGCACGATATGGAGACTTTGCGCCGAAACGCCATTACGCTTGACAGCGCGCAGCACAGGAAGATAGAGATAGACATCAGCAAGTTCGAGTACTGTGACGGCAGGAGAGAAGCGGAGCTTGACGGCTATACCGTGTATGTGTATCCTCTGGAAATGATTCTTTTCGAAAAGCTTCGGGCTATCTGCCAGCAGATGCCCGAATACGCAGTGGCGCTGAAGACGACAAGAAAAGCCAGGGCAAGAGATTTTTTCGATATACACACCATCTGCGAGCATTCACCGATCAATGTTGAAGCTGAAGAGCACAAGGCCCTTATAAAAACGGCTTTCGAGATCAAGAGAGTACCATTGGAGCTGCTTGGTAAAATTGGTGATTACCGGGATTTTCACCGGCAGGACTTCCCGGCGGTGCGCCAGACTGCTGCGGGGGATGTGAAGGAATTCGATTATTATTTTGATTTTGTGGCGGCCCTTGGTAAAAGAATTTTACATTCCCTTGGGATAATGAAGGCGCCACCTCTCTGA
- a CDS encoding DUF4411 family protein: METNQVMYTIDTSSIIHGWHEAYPKDAFPALWQKIEELIDDGKLIAIEEVILELEKKEDVLHKWAIKQEKLCVPIDIDIQKEVREILKSHKRLLDTRKNRSGADPFVIALAKVRKCTVITNEKKTSSQEKPHIPDVCEKLGIRCINLLELILEQGWIFR; this comes from the coding sequence ATGGAAACAAATCAAGTAATGTATACTATTGATACAAGCTCCATAATACATGGATGGCATGAGGCATATCCAAAGGATGCCTTTCCCGCTTTATGGCAGAAAATAGAGGAATTGATTGATGATGGAAAGCTTATAGCAATTGAAGAAGTAATACTTGAACTTGAAAAGAAGGAAGATGTATTGCATAAATGGGCTATCAAGCAGGAAAAATTATGTGTGCCAATAGATATAGACATTCAAAAAGAGGTTAGAGAAATTTTAAAAAGCCACAAAAGGCTTTTGGATACAAGAAAAAACAGATCTGGTGCGGATCCTTTTGTAATAGCCCTCGCCAAAGTCAGGAAATGTACAGTTATTACCAACGAAAAGAAAACGAGTAGCCAAGAAAAGCCGCATATACCAGATGTTTGTGAAAAACTGGGGATTCGATGTATAAATCTTTTGGAGTTGATATTGGAACAAGGATGGATATTTCGATAA